The Rhodococcus triatomae genome includes a window with the following:
- a CDS encoding amino acid ABC transporter permease: MSAPTETRADHGVTRGDADLVVARTRHPWRWALSALVLVLGAQFVHGLATNPGWDWPTFAEYFTADSVLRALWMTVKLTVWGTLLGFGLGVLVALGRLSSSIVLQTISWLYIWAFRSIPLIVQLLFWFNIAYLYQTLSVGIPFGPAFFEFEVGGVISGFTAAVIGLALHQAAYSAEIIRGGIISVDPGQVEAAKALGIPRRRQFLKIVLPQAMRSILPNAANEVISLFKGTSIVSTMAIAELFYQVQVIFGRNGRVVPLLMVATVWYIILTTALSVVQYYVERHYARGSARALPMTPLQKIRARFAEIAERGPALPRGGGTR; the protein is encoded by the coding sequence ATGAGCGCCCCGACCGAGACCCGCGCGGATCACGGTGTCACTCGAGGCGACGCGGACCTCGTCGTCGCCCGGACCCGGCACCCCTGGCGCTGGGCGCTCAGCGCGCTGGTCCTGGTGCTCGGGGCGCAGTTCGTCCACGGTCTCGCCACCAACCCGGGATGGGACTGGCCCACGTTCGCGGAGTACTTCACCGCCGATTCCGTGCTGCGCGCACTGTGGATGACGGTCAAGCTCACGGTGTGGGGAACGCTTCTCGGATTCGGTCTCGGCGTGCTCGTCGCCCTCGGGCGCCTGTCGAGCAGCATTGTCCTGCAGACGATTTCCTGGCTCTACATCTGGGCCTTCCGATCGATCCCGCTGATCGTCCAGTTGCTGTTCTGGTTCAACATCGCCTACCTGTACCAAACACTCTCGGTAGGTATACCTTTCGGACCGGCATTCTTCGAGTTCGAGGTGGGCGGAGTGATCTCCGGGTTCACCGCCGCAGTGATCGGTCTCGCCCTGCATCAGGCCGCCTACTCCGCGGAGATCATTCGCGGCGGGATCATCTCCGTCGATCCCGGGCAGGTGGAAGCAGCCAAGGCACTCGGCATTCCGCGCCGCAGGCAGTTCCTGAAAATCGTGCTTCCCCAGGCGATGCGGTCCATCCTCCCGAACGCAGCCAACGAAGTGATCAGCCTGTTCAAGGGCACGTCGATCGTGTCCACGATGGCCATCGCCGAGTTGTTCTATCAGGTCCAGGTGATCTTCGGACGAAACGGGCGCGTCGTCCCCCTCCTCATGGTGGCGACCGTCTGGTACATCATCCTCACCACCGCACTCTCCGTCGTCCAGTACTACGTCGAGCGCCACTACGCCCGGGGCTCGGCGCGGGCTCTCCCGATGACCCCGCTACAGAAGATCCGGGCACGGTTCGCCGAGATCGCCGAGCGCGGCCCCGCCCTCCCGCGGGGAGGTGGCACGCGATGA
- a CDS encoding ABC transporter ATP-binding protein: MSSITVAFGGIVALSDVSVSVRPGEVLGVIGPNGAGKTTLFNVACGFVTPKSGTVTRFGRAIPRHRPHGLAALGMGRTLQGLGLFDRMTVLDNVMIGADRLARAGFFTGLLGLPAGAADDRAVRERAMEVLTELRVDAYADRLPPSLPYAVRKRVALARALVGRPSLLLLDEPASGLSGDEMDELGELIRGLTESMSVMLVEHHMDLVMSVCDRLVVLDFGKVIASGAPDDVREDPAVLAAYLGNEVTA, encoded by the coding sequence TTGTCTTCGATCACCGTGGCCTTCGGCGGCATCGTCGCCCTGTCCGACGTCAGCGTGTCCGTACGGCCCGGCGAGGTCCTGGGCGTGATCGGTCCGAACGGCGCGGGCAAGACCACCCTGTTCAACGTCGCGTGCGGATTCGTGACCCCGAAATCCGGGACGGTCACCCGGTTCGGACGGGCGATTCCCCGGCACCGCCCGCACGGGCTGGCCGCGCTGGGAATGGGGCGCACACTGCAGGGGCTCGGACTCTTCGATCGGATGACCGTGCTGGACAACGTGATGATCGGTGCGGACCGCCTCGCCAGGGCCGGGTTCTTCACCGGCCTCCTCGGCCTGCCCGCCGGTGCGGCGGACGACCGCGCGGTGCGTGAACGGGCGATGGAGGTGCTCACCGAGCTGCGGGTGGACGCCTACGCGGACCGACTGCCTCCGAGCCTGCCCTACGCGGTGCGCAAGCGCGTCGCCCTCGCGCGGGCGCTGGTGGGCCGCCCCAGCCTGTTGCTGCTGGACGAGCCTGCGTCCGGACTGTCGGGTGACGAGATGGACGAGCTCGGTGAGCTCATCCGCGGTCTCACCGAGTCGATGTCGGTGATGCTGGTCGAGCACCACATGGATCTCGTGATGAGTGTGTGCGACCGCCTCGTCGTACTCGATTTCGGCAAGGTGATCGCTTCCGGGGCACCGGACGACGTACGCGAGGATCCGGCCGTGCTGGCCGCCTACCTCGGAAACGAGGTGACCGCATGA
- a CDS encoding TetR/AcrR family transcriptional regulator, with product MGATPADTTSTGSAPETSEEASSEDRLLRAATDLFSDVGYEATRTRDISTRAGMSPAALYVHFPSKEELLFRLILRSTERSLAIVTDAVEAHTEPVDRIRALVREFSKVHATKYQRARIAQYERRHLTPEHREAVSEIRRQIRLVTLRELQAGIDRGDFLVDDPRVAGLAIMSLCADICRWYRPDGEFTPDELGNINADLVLRILRVPGY from the coding sequence ATGGGAGCAACACCTGCCGACACCACCTCCACGGGATCGGCACCGGAGACCTCCGAGGAGGCGAGCTCCGAGGACCGGCTACTGCGGGCGGCCACCGACCTGTTCTCCGATGTGGGATACGAGGCCACCCGTACCCGCGACATCTCCACCCGCGCGGGCATGAGTCCGGCGGCGCTCTACGTGCACTTCCCATCGAAGGAAGAGTTGCTGTTCCGGCTCATCCTTCGATCCACCGAACGCTCACTCGCGATCGTCACGGACGCGGTCGAGGCCCACACCGAGCCGGTCGATCGGATCCGGGCGCTGGTCAGGGAGTTCAGCAAGGTACACGCCACGAAGTACCAGCGGGCCCGGATCGCGCAGTACGAACGCCGGCATCTCACCCCCGAGCACCGCGAGGCGGTATCGGAGATCCGACGGCAGATCCGCCTCGTGACACTGCGCGAGTTGCAGGCGGGAATCGATCGTGGCGACTTCCTGGTGGACGATCCGCGAGTCGCAGGCCTGGCGATCATGTCGCTGTGTGCCGACATCTGCCGCTGGTATCGGCCGGACGGCGAGTTCACTCCCGACGAACTCGGCAACATCAACGCCGATCTGGTGCTCCGGATTCTCCGCGTACCCGGCTACTGA
- a CDS encoding ABC transporter ATP-binding protein: MTATTGTRAALEIEGLTVRYGPITALGDVRMSVPEGAVTAILGANGAGKTTLLRTISGLLTPVAGSIRMGGRELVGVPAERMSRRGMSHVPEGRGVIAEMTVEENLRLGALGRYPAAPPVSLDDVYTMFPSLDQRRKAEAHTLSGGERQMLVIGRALMATPSLLLLDEPSLGLAPLIVEQIFDALRRLVESRGLTVVLVEQNARSALSIAEHAVVLELGKVALQGTGSELVDDEQLRHAYLGF; this comes from the coding sequence ATGACCGCCACCACTGGTACCCGGGCCGCTCTCGAGATCGAAGGGCTGACGGTGCGGTACGGGCCGATCACCGCTCTCGGTGACGTCCGGATGAGTGTTCCCGAGGGAGCTGTCACGGCGATTCTCGGGGCCAACGGGGCCGGAAAGACCACCCTGCTGCGCACGATCTCCGGTCTGCTGACACCGGTTGCCGGCAGTATCCGGATGGGGGGACGCGAACTGGTCGGTGTCCCTGCCGAGCGGATGTCGAGGCGGGGGATGTCGCACGTCCCCGAGGGACGCGGCGTCATCGCCGAGATGACCGTCGAGGAGAATCTCCGACTGGGCGCGCTGGGGCGCTACCCGGCGGCACCGCCGGTGAGTCTCGACGACGTGTACACTATGTTCCCCTCTCTGGATCAGCGTCGAAAGGCCGAGGCGCACACACTGTCCGGTGGAGAACGGCAGATGCTGGTGATCGGGCGGGCCCTGATGGCGACGCCGTCGCTACTCCTTCTCGACGAACCGTCGTTGGGTCTGGCGCCGCTGATCGTCGAGCAGATCTTCGATGCCCTGCGCCGCCTCGTCGAGAGCCGCGGTCTGACCGTCGTCCTCGTCGAACAGAACGCCCGAAGCGCATTGTCGATCGCCGAGCACGCGGTGGTGCTCGAACTCGGGAAGGTGGCGCTCCAGGGCACCGGATCCGAACTCGTCGACGACGAACAACTCCGCCACGCCTACCTCGGATTCTGA
- a CDS encoding branched-chain amino acid ABC transporter permease, which translates to MQQLLTILINGVTSGMIYAAFALALVLIWRSTRIVNFAQAPMAMVTTYIALVVIDAGYSYWVGFGAALVCGFVLGAAVERLVVRYVDNSRPMNPVILTLGLFIILHALAALVFGNQFRSFPAPFGLTGQQIGGMDVAITGFDLFKIVAVLVVLGLLVLLFRFTDLGLKMRASAFQPEVARLLGVRVGRMLTLGWALAAVVGSVAGLLIAGGSLVHPGYMDSIVVFGFVAAVLGGLESPGGAVVGGLVMGLGLSAVSGYLGQSLVAFAALVILILVLLLRPSGLFAQTAARKV; encoded by the coding sequence GTGCAACAACTACTCACCATTCTCATCAACGGCGTGACGTCGGGGATGATCTACGCGGCGTTCGCGCTCGCGCTCGTACTGATCTGGCGATCGACGCGGATAGTCAACTTCGCTCAGGCGCCGATGGCGATGGTCACCACCTACATCGCGCTCGTGGTCATCGACGCCGGATACTCGTACTGGGTCGGCTTCGGTGCCGCGCTGGTGTGCGGCTTCGTGCTCGGCGCGGCCGTCGAGCGCCTGGTCGTCCGGTACGTCGACAACTCCCGGCCGATGAACCCGGTGATCCTCACCCTCGGCCTGTTCATCATCCTCCACGCGCTGGCGGCCCTCGTCTTCGGGAACCAGTTCCGGTCCTTCCCTGCACCGTTCGGGCTGACCGGGCAACAGATCGGAGGAATGGACGTCGCGATCACCGGCTTCGACCTCTTCAAGATCGTTGCGGTACTGGTGGTCCTGGGGCTGCTCGTGCTCCTGTTCCGCTTCACGGATCTGGGACTGAAGATGAGGGCGAGCGCTTTCCAGCCCGAGGTGGCCAGGCTCCTGGGCGTCCGGGTGGGTCGCATGCTCACGCTCGGATGGGCCCTCGCCGCGGTCGTCGGATCCGTCGCCGGCCTCCTCATCGCAGGCGGGTCGCTCGTGCACCCCGGTTACATGGACTCCATCGTCGTGTTCGGTTTCGTCGCTGCGGTTCTCGGAGGGCTGGAAAGCCCGGGAGGTGCCGTCGTCGGGGGACTCGTGATGGGACTCGGGCTCAGCGCGGTGAGCGGCTACCTCGGGCAGAGCCTGGTGGCCTTCGCGGCCCTGGTGATCCTGATCCTGGTGTTGCTGCTCCGGCCCAGCGGACTGTTTGCACAGACGGCGGCGAGGAAGGTCTGA